In Balearica regulorum gibbericeps isolate bBalReg1 chromosome 2, bBalReg1.pri, whole genome shotgun sequence, one DNA window encodes the following:
- the FAM237B gene encoding protein FAM237B produces the protein MEFVWKRRWYLQLGCILTLNVVYANLDYPKETPPSLGQIDHQCWEVSSHGLVEMKKLKVADTVIALWDFMMFLKESPKPKHNELFNDLAQNFWDMYVDCVLSRSHGMGRRQLMSPKYSSTYSHRTLEGNYRIQC, from the coding sequence ATGGAATTTGTATGGAAAAGAAGGTGGTATCTTCAGCTGGGCTGTATTTTGACACTGAATGTGGTTTATGCCAATCTAGACTATCCAAAAGAAACTCCTCCAAGCCTGGGTCAGATTGACCATCAGTGCTGGGAGGTGTCATCCCATGGGCTGGTGGAAATGAAGAAACTCAAGGTAGCAGATACGGTTATTGCTCTCTGGGATTTCATGATGTTCCTAAAGGAATCCCCTAAGCCCAAGCACAACGAACTCTTCAATGATTTAGCCCAGAACTTCTGGGATATGTATGTAGACTGTGTGCTCTCAAGATCCCATGGAATGGGCAGAAGACAATTAATGTCTCCCAAATACTCTTCCACATACTCACACAGAACTTTAGAAGGTAACTATAGGATACAGTGTTAG